The Hippocampus zosterae strain Florida chromosome 20, ASM2543408v3, whole genome shotgun sequence genome contains a region encoding:
- the si:ch211-285f17.1 gene encoding sickle tail protein homolog isoform X11 gives MSEVDAPSGFTRGSRVRASLPVVRSTNQTKDRSLGVLYLQYGDETKQIRMPNEITSIDTVRALFVSAFPQMLTMKMLESPSVAVYVKDDMRNVYYELSDVRNITDHSCLKVYHKDPAQAFSHGVRPANDDARTHGDMVNPLRQPPGGAPPHHPLQATLPSSPHSPSRIPFSPRQGSLPGNGTVPRERLSTAPARSSSPSPSAILERRDVKPDGDMGGKGHGGSRANEGLYADPYLLQEGRLGMTTAHSQHPNDGPEHGFHRVSIRSTGSYGAPSPIDSIDHPSLYRQKSRNSQLPTLGSKTPPPSPHRMTDVRLIDIHGGVPMERSSSVRQSFRKEDAMGTKGRSNTAPSDVHPQGPVPAASDIQTRERMKAMEQQIASLTGLVQHALLKGPDKEPLSERPSKTSSPAHSAHSSSGSPVLAPKCHASAAAAAAPPQDKQSQIPLKANLLHFRKNVSDLRMQLQQMRQLQLQNQEIMRVQLKRAEQEIGAKLAEALRRPEDPVQKQRVLVEEDRQKYLGLEERLLTQLGDLEQYVGTLQKDLLGTHRAVTLKDVEEGAVTLRKVGESLAGLKGEFPALQTRMRAVLRVEVEAVKFLKEEPHKLDSMLKRVKSLTDTLSSLRRSASESSQRVADPSSEIPGETPPASVSTAAPPESQSSTVKSEVKPSSPVVIHHVQSSPVPVRQSQQSAGLSAAQPSPPLAASPTPFNAPSLSKSQGRESPKATSADPPSPAHRKMTHGSPVNHGNGTANQGLVIEELQHNKEERKNRAMSIEAAEKEWEERRQNMGQYDEKEFEKILQEAEANMIKGLSSPDVESNPLLPPAASSEQAKIPLKSPTEPQPEPQLDKPAKRVPEKLSKLVMEKTAKPAPERHPKTPGKPASPDSFNKMGSEKLAKSPPPPPPRKTFGNSGMTTTRSGEVVYTSRKDSQEGEEERLLPVAQIKPNKSVPLEPRKPATPPPVVAREEEDDSDRIMAELQVFQKCTVQEVGPPNTAEPAPHMEPQIRELRADKKQSSEPKQDEKDPDTDENGNTTVRQSQGVIYYVTGKIPKEQPHHSGMEESHEHRESAQSPSQVSNVTVNDNSPGQPQQQDQRPPKLPAPKSPPPKSAPLKSPPPISPKPAGLTAFKLPRKPLKRSESLKTSAEMEKGKNLNRIGTEKKSQLVLESVSSSNVKAEAGATALAREGSKSCAPPPPPRRSSSEEHNPPKCNFEEANEEASLSPDLPGEEAPPPPDNIAFMITNTKVQALSCGEYKELVNAKRGSVQTVTVGGANNAEDSDLPLDNGFNKKPVIIIFDEPMDIRAAYKRLSTIFECEEELDRMLAAERIDEESEESDTDRSGGLQVKTGVPGSVDGEQVTSSQAAEDHTSLSSSSSSLILDSTDTGVTNGEAKQDSKKKFKFKFPKKQFAALTQAIRTGTKSGKKTLQVVVYEDEEESDGTVKQHKEAKRFEISRSKSSAESLKAPSPAPLKRHNSDSVCRTNEIRKNTYKTLDSLEQTIKQLETTINEIGPVSSEEPVYSEVKKGENGKVSEGLRRSASLPTSKVSALKLASKGSFQKKHKPLLLPRPVVIPASSSSSTTAISAPSTPSTIQQNTSVASPTSRMPIPLSAKSRQSPATTDKAGKQPKLQDAQRQFRQANGSTKRVGADHKTTSPAVPVSKIPAFYPSATKGGSDAANPANPSSSSKSSLPSSHNARSASLPSSHIPSLCNGSLKPPSQHAAKALSFSSQTPNGRVHSSSSFSSSSSSSTSPSLLSPLGPGGKSIRTIHTPSFTSYRAHNGSSGKSCIPTASAAKD, from the exons ACGCACGGCGACATGGTGAATCCTCTGAGGCAGCCTCCAGGGGGAGCGCCGCCACACCACCCGTTACAGGCAACGCTCCCCTCCTCTCCGCATTCCCCTTCCCGGATTCCGTTCAGCCCGAGGCAGGGTTCCCTGCCCGGCAACGGCACCGTGCCCAGGGAGCGCCTGTCCACCGCCCCGGCCCGCTCCAGCTCCCCCTCCCCCAGTGCCATCTTGGAGAGGCGGGATGTCAAGCCTGACGGCGACATGGGCGGAAAGGGTCACGGTGGCAGTCGGGCCAACGAGGGCCTCTACGCCGACCCCTATCTTCTCCAGGAGGGACGCTTGGGCATGACGACGGCCCACTCACAGCACCCCAACGACGGGCCGGAACACGGTTTCCACCGGGTGTCCATCCGCTCTACCGGCTCTTACGGGGCGCCCAGCCCCATAGACTCAATCGACCACCCATCCCTGTACAGGCAGAAGTCAAGAAACAGCCAACTTCCCACGCTGGGCTCCAAGACCCCTCCGCCGTCCCCTCACCGAATGACCGACGTGCGGCTCATCGACATCCACGGTGGTGTTCCCATGGAGAGGAGCTCGTCGGTGCGGCAGTCCTTCAGGAAAGAGGACGCGATGGGGACCAAGGGCAGGAGTAACACGGCGCCGTCAGACGTCCACCCTCAAGGGCCCGTCCCGGCCGCGAGTGACATTCAGACACG AGAGCGAATGAAGGCAATGGAGCAACAGATTGCCAGCTTGACTGGTCTTGTTCAGCATGCGCTTTTAAAGGGGCCAGACAAGGAGCCTCTAAG TGAGAGACCCTCAAAGACGTCGTCTCCAGCCCACAGTGCGCACAGCTCGA GTGGCTCACCGGTTTTGGCACCCAAGTGCCACGCTtccgctgcggcggcggcggcgccgccacAAGACAAGCAGAGCCAGATTCCTCTCAAAGCCAACCTGCTGCATTTCAGAAAGAATGTGTCGGATCTCAGGATGCAACTGCAGCAGATGAGGCAGCTGCAG CTCCAGAACCAGGAGATCATGCGAGTGCAGCTTAAACGAGCCGAGCAGGAAATTGGCGCGAAACTGGCAGAGGCCCTGCGACGCCCGGAAGACCCTGTCCAAAAGCAGAGGGTTCTGGTGGAAGAAGACCGGCAGAAGTACTTGGGCCTGGAGGAGCGCTTGCTAACACAGCTCGG TGATCTGGAGCAATACGTGGGCACTCTCCAGAAGGACTTGTTGGGGACTCACCGAGCGGTGACCCTCAAGGATGTGGAGGAGGGGGCGGTGACTCTGAGGAAGGTGGGAGAGTCGCTGGCAGGCCTGAAAG GAGAGTTTCCGGCCCTGCAAACCAGAATGCGCGCCGTGCTCCGCGTGGAGGTGGAAGCCGTCAAGTTTCTCAAGGAGGAGCCTCACAAACTGGACAGCATGCTGAAAAGGGTGAAGAGCCTGACGGACACGCTGAGCTCTCTGAGAAG ATCTGCAAGTGAGAGCAGTCAGCGAGTGGCCGACCCTTCTTCTGAAATCCCAGGGGAGACCCCACCAGCATCAGTATCCACAGCGGCCCCGCCGGAGTCCCAGAGCTCCACCGTAAAATCTGAGGTGAAGCCTTCCTCTCCGGTGGTGATCCATCACGTCCAAAGCTCTCCGGTTCCTGTGCGGCAATCGCAGCAGTCCGCCGGCTTGTCCGCCGCTCAGCCTAGCCCGCCTCTCGCAGCCAGCCCCACTCCCTTCAACGCTCCCAGCCTgagcaagagtcaaggccgggAGTCCCCCAAGGCGACGTCCGCGGACCCGCCGAGCCCGGCCCACCGTAAGATGACACATGGGAGTCCGGTGAACCACGGCAACGGGACCGCCAACCAGGGTCTGGTCATTGAGGAACTGCAGCATAATAAGGAGGAACGCAAGAACAGAGCAATGTCCATCGAG GCAGCAGAGAAGGAGTGGGAGGAGAGAAGGCAGAACATGGGTCAATACGATGAAAAGGAGTTTGAGAAAATCCTCCAGGAGGCAGAGGCCAACATGATCAAGGGCCTTTCCAGCCCTGATGTGGAAAGTAACCCACTGCTGCCCCCTGCTGCCTCCAGTGAGCAAGCGAAAATCCCCCTGAAGTCCCCAACAG AGCCTCAACCTGAGCCTCAGTTGGACAAACCAGCTAAGAGGGTTCCGGAGAAGCTTTCGAAGCTGGTGATGGAAAAAACTGCCAAACCAGCTCCAGAAAGACACCCTAAAACCCCCGGGAAACCCGCATCCCCGGATTCTTTTAATAAGATGGGATCTGAAAAGCTCGCCAAGTCCCCACCACCGCCACCTCCCAGGAAGACCTTCGGCAACTCCGGCATGACCACCACACGTTCTGGAGAGGTTGTCTACACCAGCAGAAAGGACTCTCAG gagggggaggaggagagacTGCTCCCTGTCGCCCAAATCAAGCCCAACAAAAGTGTCCCACTAGAACCCAGGAAGCCCGCTACCCCACCTCCTGTTGTTGccagggaggaggaggatgatagCGACAGGATCATGGCAGAACTCCAA GTTTTCCAGAAGTGCACAGTTCAGGAAGTCGGGCCGCCAAACACGGCGGAGCCCGCTCCTCACATGGAACCTCAAATAAGAGAGCTAAGAGCGGACAAGAAG CAGAGCTCAGAGCCAAAACAGGATGAAAAAGATCCTGACACGGACGAAAATGGAAACACGACTGTCCGGCAAAGCCAAGGG GTCATATACTACGTGACCGGAAAGATTCCAAAAGAGCAGCCGCACCATTCCGGAATGGAGGAATCCCACGAACACCGGGAGTCCGCCCAGTCtccatcacaggtgtcaaatgtcACTGTTAACGACAATTCTCCAGGCCAGCCACAGCAGCAGGATCAGCGACCGCCAAAATTACCGGCACCTAAATCACCACCGCCTAAGTCAGCACCACTCAAGTCCCCACCGCCTATTTCACCCAAACCTGCAGGACTGACTGCATTCAAACTACCCAGGAAGCCCCTAAAACGCTCTGAGTCCTTGAAGACCAGTGCCGAAATGGAGAAGGGGAAGAACCTGAACAGAATCGGCACAGAGAAGAAGAGTCAGCTCGTACTGGAGTCTGTCTCTTCCAGTAATGTAAAAGCTGAGGCTGGAGCGACCGCGTTAGCCAGAGAGGGATCTAAAAGTTGCgctccaccaccaccgccaagGAGGTCATCAAGTGAGGAGCACAATCCGCCTAAATGTAACTTTGAGGAAGCTAATGAAGAGGCTAGTCTTAGTCCTGACTTACCAGGAGAAGAGGCACCTCCTCCACCGGACAACATTGCCTTTATGATAACTAACACTAAGGTTCAGGCCCTTTCTTGTGGGGAGTACAAGGAATTGGTCAATGCCAAGAGGGGAAGCGTCCAGACTGTGACTGTCGGTGGAGCGAACAATGCAGAGGATTCCGACTTGCCTCTGGATAATGGCTTCAACAAGAAGCCCGTCATCATTATTTTCGATGAACCCATGGACATCCGGGCCGCCTACAAACGCCTTTCCACCATCTTTGAGTGCGAAGAGGAACTAGACCGGATGCTCGCGGCGGAGCGCATCGACGAGGAGAGCGAGGAGTCGGACACTGACAGGAGCGGCGGGCTACAGGTGAAAACCGGGGTGCCCGGGTCAGTTGACGGCGAACAGGTTACTTCTTCTCAAGCCGCCGAAGACCATACCAGCCtgtcatcgtcatcgtcgtcattaATTTTGGACTCAACAGACACTGGAGTAACGAACGGAGAGGCCAAGCAGGATAGCAAGAAAAAGTTCAAGTTCAAATTCCCCAAGAAACAGTTCGCAGCACTTACCCAAGCCATTCGCACGGGCACCAAGTCGGGAAAGAAGACATTACAGGTGGTCGTgtatgaggatgaggaggaatcGGACGGAACTGTAAAGCAGCACAAGGAAGCCAAGAGATTTGAGATCTCGCGCTCAAAATCCTCAGCGGAGTCCCTCAAGGCACCGAGCCCCGCCCCGCTAAAGAGGCACAACTCGGACTCTGTCTGCAGGACCAACGAGATCCGTAAGAACACGTACAAGACACTAGACAGCTTAGAACAGACCATCAAACAGTTGGAGACCACCATTAACGAGATAGGACCCGTTTCTTCCGAAGAGCCGGTTTACTCTGAGGTGAAAAAGGGAGAGAATGGCAAAGTGTCTGAAGGGCTGCGGCGGTCCGCCTCGCTTCCAACTTCCAAGGTGTCGGCACTAAAGCTGGCCAGCAAAGGTTCATTTCAGAAGAAGCATAAACCTCTGCTCCTTCCACGCCCTGTAGTCATCCCCGCCAGCAGCAgctccagcaccaccgccaTCAGTGCCCCCAGTACCCCCAGCACCATCCAACAG AATACCAGTGTCGCTTCCCCCACTAGTCGGATGCCCATCCCTTTGTCCGCGAAGTCCAGGCAGTCGCCGGCTACGACTGACAAAGCAGGAAAACAGCCAAAACTGCAGGACGCTCAAAGGCAGTTCCGACAG GCTAACGGAAGTACTAAAAGAGTGGGAGCGGATCATAAAACTACCTCCCCCGCTGTACCCGTCTCTAAAATCCCCGCTTTTTACCCTAGCGCTACTAAAGGCGGCTCAGACGCCGCTAATCCCGCTAACCCGTCCTCCTCTTCCAAGTCCTCCCTCCCGTCCTCCCATAACGCTCGCTCGGCTTCCCTGCCCTCTTCGCACATCCCCTCCCTGTGCAACGGCTCCCTCAAACCCCCCTCGCAGCACGCGGCTAAAGCTCTCTCCTTCTCCTCGCAGACCCCCAACGGTCGAGTccattcttcctcctccttctcctcttcatcctcttcttctACCTCCCCTTCCCTTCTATCGCCTTTGGGCCCGGGCGGAAAGAGCATCCGCACCATACACACCCCCAGCTTCACCAGCTACCGGGCCCACAACGGCAGCAGCGGCAAATCCTGCATCCCGACAGCCTCGGCGGCTAAGGACTAG
- the si:ch211-285f17.1 gene encoding sickle tail protein homolog isoform X12: protein MPNEITSIDTVRALFVSAFPQMLTMKMLESPSVAVYVKDDMRNVYYELSDVRNITDHSCLKVYHKDPAQAFSHGVRPANDDARTHGDMVNPLRQPPGGAPPHHPLQATLPSSPHSPSRIPFSPRQGSLPGNGTVPRERLSTAPARSSSPSPSAILERRDVKPDGDMGGKGHGGSRANEGLYADPYLLQEGRLGMTTAHSQHPNDGPEHGFHRVSIRSTGSYGAPSPIDSIDHPSLYRQKSRNSQLPTLGSKTPPPSPHRMTDVRLIDIHGGVPMERSSSVRQSFRKEDAMGTKGRSNTAPSDVHPQGPVPAASDIQTRERMKAMEQQIASLTGLVQHALLKGPDKEPLSERPSKTSSPAHSAHSSSGSPVLAPKCHASAAAAAAPPQDKQSQIPLKANLLHFRKNVSDLRMQLQQMRQLQLQNQEIMRVQLKRAEQEIGAKLAEALRRPEDPVQKQRVLVEEDRQKYLGLEERLLTQLGDLEQYVGTLQKDLLGTHRAVTLKDVEEGAVTLRKVGESLAGLKGEFPALQTRMRAVLRVEVEAVKFLKEEPHKLDSMLKRVKSLTDTLSSLRRSASESSQRVADPSSEIPGETPPASVSTAAPPESQSSTVKSEVKPSSPVVIHHVQSSPVPVRQSQQSAGLSAAQPSPPLAASPTPFNAPSLSKSQGRESPKATSADPPSPAHRKMTHGSPVNHGNGTANQGLVIEELQHNKEERKNRAMSIEAAEKEWEERRQNMGQYDEKEFEKILQEAEANMIKGLSSPDVESNPLLPPAASSEQAKIPLKSPTEPQPEPQLDKPAKRVPEKLSKLVMEKTAKPAPERHPKTPGKPASPDSFNKMGSEKLAKSPPPPPPRKTFGNSGMTTTRSGEVVYTSRKDSQEGEEERLLPVAQIKPNKSVPLEPRKPATPPPVVAREEEDDSDRIMAELQVFQKCTVQEVGPPNTAEPAPHMEPQIRELRADKKQSSEPKQDEKDPDTDENGNTTVRQSQGVIYYVTGKIPKEQPHHSGMEESHEHRESAQSPSQVSNVTVNDNSPGQPQQQDQRPPKLPAPKSPPPKSAPLKSPPPISPKPAGLTAFKLPRKPLKRSESLKTSAEMEKGKNLNRIGTEKKSQLVLESVSSSNVKAEAGATALAREGSKSCAPPPPPRRSSSEEHNPPKCNFEEANEEASLSPDLPGEEAPPPPDNIAFMITNTKVQALSCGEYKELVNAKRGSVQTVTVGGANNAEDSDLPLDNGFNKKPVIIIFDEPMDIRAAYKRLSTIFECEEELDRMLAAERIDEESEESDTDRSGGLQVKTGVPGSVDGEQVTSSQAAEDHTSLSSSSSSLILDSTDTGVTNGEAKQDSKKKFKFKFPKKQFAALTQAIRTGTKSGKKTLQVVVYEDEEESDGTVKQHKEAKRFEISRSKSSAESLKAPSPAPLKRHNSDSVCRTNEIRKNTYKTLDSLEQTIKQLETTINEIGPVSSEEPVYSEVKKGENGKVSEGLRRSASLPTSKVSALKLASKGSFQKKHKPLLLPRPVVIPASSSSSTTAISAPSTPSTIQQNTSVASPTSRMPIPLSAKSRQSPATTDKAGKQPKLQDAQRQFRQANGSTKRVGADHKTTSPAVPVSKIPAFYPSATKGGSDAANPANPSSSSKSSLPSSHNARSASLPSSHIPSLCNGSLKPPSQHAAKALSFSSQTPNGRVHSSSSFSSSSSSSTSPSLLSPLGPGGKSIRTIHTPSFTSYRAHNGSSGKSCIPTASAAKD, encoded by the exons ACGCACGGCGACATGGTGAATCCTCTGAGGCAGCCTCCAGGGGGAGCGCCGCCACACCACCCGTTACAGGCAACGCTCCCCTCCTCTCCGCATTCCCCTTCCCGGATTCCGTTCAGCCCGAGGCAGGGTTCCCTGCCCGGCAACGGCACCGTGCCCAGGGAGCGCCTGTCCACCGCCCCGGCCCGCTCCAGCTCCCCCTCCCCCAGTGCCATCTTGGAGAGGCGGGATGTCAAGCCTGACGGCGACATGGGCGGAAAGGGTCACGGTGGCAGTCGGGCCAACGAGGGCCTCTACGCCGACCCCTATCTTCTCCAGGAGGGACGCTTGGGCATGACGACGGCCCACTCACAGCACCCCAACGACGGGCCGGAACACGGTTTCCACCGGGTGTCCATCCGCTCTACCGGCTCTTACGGGGCGCCCAGCCCCATAGACTCAATCGACCACCCATCCCTGTACAGGCAGAAGTCAAGAAACAGCCAACTTCCCACGCTGGGCTCCAAGACCCCTCCGCCGTCCCCTCACCGAATGACCGACGTGCGGCTCATCGACATCCACGGTGGTGTTCCCATGGAGAGGAGCTCGTCGGTGCGGCAGTCCTTCAGGAAAGAGGACGCGATGGGGACCAAGGGCAGGAGTAACACGGCGCCGTCAGACGTCCACCCTCAAGGGCCCGTCCCGGCCGCGAGTGACATTCAGACACG AGAGCGAATGAAGGCAATGGAGCAACAGATTGCCAGCTTGACTGGTCTTGTTCAGCATGCGCTTTTAAAGGGGCCAGACAAGGAGCCTCTAAG TGAGAGACCCTCAAAGACGTCGTCTCCAGCCCACAGTGCGCACAGCTCGA GTGGCTCACCGGTTTTGGCACCCAAGTGCCACGCTtccgctgcggcggcggcggcgccgccacAAGACAAGCAGAGCCAGATTCCTCTCAAAGCCAACCTGCTGCATTTCAGAAAGAATGTGTCGGATCTCAGGATGCAACTGCAGCAGATGAGGCAGCTGCAG CTCCAGAACCAGGAGATCATGCGAGTGCAGCTTAAACGAGCCGAGCAGGAAATTGGCGCGAAACTGGCAGAGGCCCTGCGACGCCCGGAAGACCCTGTCCAAAAGCAGAGGGTTCTGGTGGAAGAAGACCGGCAGAAGTACTTGGGCCTGGAGGAGCGCTTGCTAACACAGCTCGG TGATCTGGAGCAATACGTGGGCACTCTCCAGAAGGACTTGTTGGGGACTCACCGAGCGGTGACCCTCAAGGATGTGGAGGAGGGGGCGGTGACTCTGAGGAAGGTGGGAGAGTCGCTGGCAGGCCTGAAAG GAGAGTTTCCGGCCCTGCAAACCAGAATGCGCGCCGTGCTCCGCGTGGAGGTGGAAGCCGTCAAGTTTCTCAAGGAGGAGCCTCACAAACTGGACAGCATGCTGAAAAGGGTGAAGAGCCTGACGGACACGCTGAGCTCTCTGAGAAG ATCTGCAAGTGAGAGCAGTCAGCGAGTGGCCGACCCTTCTTCTGAAATCCCAGGGGAGACCCCACCAGCATCAGTATCCACAGCGGCCCCGCCGGAGTCCCAGAGCTCCACCGTAAAATCTGAGGTGAAGCCTTCCTCTCCGGTGGTGATCCATCACGTCCAAAGCTCTCCGGTTCCTGTGCGGCAATCGCAGCAGTCCGCCGGCTTGTCCGCCGCTCAGCCTAGCCCGCCTCTCGCAGCCAGCCCCACTCCCTTCAACGCTCCCAGCCTgagcaagagtcaaggccgggAGTCCCCCAAGGCGACGTCCGCGGACCCGCCGAGCCCGGCCCACCGTAAGATGACACATGGGAGTCCGGTGAACCACGGCAACGGGACCGCCAACCAGGGTCTGGTCATTGAGGAACTGCAGCATAATAAGGAGGAACGCAAGAACAGAGCAATGTCCATCGAG GCAGCAGAGAAGGAGTGGGAGGAGAGAAGGCAGAACATGGGTCAATACGATGAAAAGGAGTTTGAGAAAATCCTCCAGGAGGCAGAGGCCAACATGATCAAGGGCCTTTCCAGCCCTGATGTGGAAAGTAACCCACTGCTGCCCCCTGCTGCCTCCAGTGAGCAAGCGAAAATCCCCCTGAAGTCCCCAACAG AGCCTCAACCTGAGCCTCAGTTGGACAAACCAGCTAAGAGGGTTCCGGAGAAGCTTTCGAAGCTGGTGATGGAAAAAACTGCCAAACCAGCTCCAGAAAGACACCCTAAAACCCCCGGGAAACCCGCATCCCCGGATTCTTTTAATAAGATGGGATCTGAAAAGCTCGCCAAGTCCCCACCACCGCCACCTCCCAGGAAGACCTTCGGCAACTCCGGCATGACCACCACACGTTCTGGAGAGGTTGTCTACACCAGCAGAAAGGACTCTCAG gagggggaggaggagagacTGCTCCCTGTCGCCCAAATCAAGCCCAACAAAAGTGTCCCACTAGAACCCAGGAAGCCCGCTACCCCACCTCCTGTTGTTGccagggaggaggaggatgatagCGACAGGATCATGGCAGAACTCCAA GTTTTCCAGAAGTGCACAGTTCAGGAAGTCGGGCCGCCAAACACGGCGGAGCCCGCTCCTCACATGGAACCTCAAATAAGAGAGCTAAGAGCGGACAAGAAG CAGAGCTCAGAGCCAAAACAGGATGAAAAAGATCCTGACACGGACGAAAATGGAAACACGACTGTCCGGCAAAGCCAAGGG GTCATATACTACGTGACCGGAAAGATTCCAAAAGAGCAGCCGCACCATTCCGGAATGGAGGAATCCCACGAACACCGGGAGTCCGCCCAGTCtccatcacaggtgtcaaatgtcACTGTTAACGACAATTCTCCAGGCCAGCCACAGCAGCAGGATCAGCGACCGCCAAAATTACCGGCACCTAAATCACCACCGCCTAAGTCAGCACCACTCAAGTCCCCACCGCCTATTTCACCCAAACCTGCAGGACTGACTGCATTCAAACTACCCAGGAAGCCCCTAAAACGCTCTGAGTCCTTGAAGACCAGTGCCGAAATGGAGAAGGGGAAGAACCTGAACAGAATCGGCACAGAGAAGAAGAGTCAGCTCGTACTGGAGTCTGTCTCTTCCAGTAATGTAAAAGCTGAGGCTGGAGCGACCGCGTTAGCCAGAGAGGGATCTAAAAGTTGCgctccaccaccaccgccaagGAGGTCATCAAGTGAGGAGCACAATCCGCCTAAATGTAACTTTGAGGAAGCTAATGAAGAGGCTAGTCTTAGTCCTGACTTACCAGGAGAAGAGGCACCTCCTCCACCGGACAACATTGCCTTTATGATAACTAACACTAAGGTTCAGGCCCTTTCTTGTGGGGAGTACAAGGAATTGGTCAATGCCAAGAGGGGAAGCGTCCAGACTGTGACTGTCGGTGGAGCGAACAATGCAGAGGATTCCGACTTGCCTCTGGATAATGGCTTCAACAAGAAGCCCGTCATCATTATTTTCGATGAACCCATGGACATCCGGGCCGCCTACAAACGCCTTTCCACCATCTTTGAGTGCGAAGAGGAACTAGACCGGATGCTCGCGGCGGAGCGCATCGACGAGGAGAGCGAGGAGTCGGACACTGACAGGAGCGGCGGGCTACAGGTGAAAACCGGGGTGCCCGGGTCAGTTGACGGCGAACAGGTTACTTCTTCTCAAGCCGCCGAAGACCATACCAGCCtgtcatcgtcatcgtcgtcattaATTTTGGACTCAACAGACACTGGAGTAACGAACGGAGAGGCCAAGCAGGATAGCAAGAAAAAGTTCAAGTTCAAATTCCCCAAGAAACAGTTCGCAGCACTTACCCAAGCCATTCGCACGGGCACCAAGTCGGGAAAGAAGACATTACAGGTGGTCGTgtatgaggatgaggaggaatcGGACGGAACTGTAAAGCAGCACAAGGAAGCCAAGAGATTTGAGATCTCGCGCTCAAAATCCTCAGCGGAGTCCCTCAAGGCACCGAGCCCCGCCCCGCTAAAGAGGCACAACTCGGACTCTGTCTGCAGGACCAACGAGATCCGTAAGAACACGTACAAGACACTAGACAGCTTAGAACAGACCATCAAACAGTTGGAGACCACCATTAACGAGATAGGACCCGTTTCTTCCGAAGAGCCGGTTTACTCTGAGGTGAAAAAGGGAGAGAATGGCAAAGTGTCTGAAGGGCTGCGGCGGTCCGCCTCGCTTCCAACTTCCAAGGTGTCGGCACTAAAGCTGGCCAGCAAAGGTTCATTTCAGAAGAAGCATAAACCTCTGCTCCTTCCACGCCCTGTAGTCATCCCCGCCAGCAGCAgctccagcaccaccgccaTCAGTGCCCCCAGTACCCCCAGCACCATCCAACAG AATACCAGTGTCGCTTCCCCCACTAGTCGGATGCCCATCCCTTTGTCCGCGAAGTCCAGGCAGTCGCCGGCTACGACTGACAAAGCAGGAAAACAGCCAAAACTGCAGGACGCTCAAAGGCAGTTCCGACAG GCTAACGGAAGTACTAAAAGAGTGGGAGCGGATCATAAAACTACCTCCCCCGCTGTACCCGTCTCTAAAATCCCCGCTTTTTACCCTAGCGCTACTAAAGGCGGCTCAGACGCCGCTAATCCCGCTAACCCGTCCTCCTCTTCCAAGTCCTCCCTCCCGTCCTCCCATAACGCTCGCTCGGCTTCCCTGCCCTCTTCGCACATCCCCTCCCTGTGCAACGGCTCCCTCAAACCCCCCTCGCAGCACGCGGCTAAAGCTCTCTCCTTCTCCTCGCAGACCCCCAACGGTCGAGTccattcttcctcctccttctcctcttcatcctcttcttctACCTCCCCTTCCCTTCTATCGCCTTTGGGCCCGGGCGGAAAGAGCATCCGCACCATACACACCCCCAGCTTCACCAGCTACCGGGCCCACAACGGCAGCAGCGGCAAATCCTGCATCCCGACAGCCTCGGCGGCTAAGGACTAG